AGACGCGGCGCGGCGCCTGCGGCGCGGCGGCAGCGTGTCGCTCGGGGTGTTCAGTTCGGAACCCTCTGCGGGTTCGGTCGGTTCGAGCATGCGGGCGTTTCTCCCGTCAGGCTCCCGGGCGCCGCGCCTGGTCCGGCAGGGATGCCGGTGACGTCCGCGGCTCGCGCGTTGCGCGGTGCCGCCGTCCGGGGCGCGGGCGCCGCACGGGAGCTCTCTGTGTCCTGTCTCGCCGGTTCCGTACGCCCAGATGCGGACGGCCTGGCGAAAGTCTTGTGGTCGGTGCGCTGCCCGACCCAGGTGGCTCCCGAGTCCGAGGGCGGCGCTACGACATCGGTCCCTACGCGGAACCTTCCCTACGCCGGCGCCTTCGCGGCGGCAGCTTCGGCGACCGTGGAATTTCCGGTCACTGCTGCCTCGCGGTCGGGCGCGAGCGGGTCGGTCACCGTGCCGGTCTCTTCATCGAACAGCCCCTGCGCCAGCCTGGTCACCGCTGCGGCGACCGGCGGCGCCAGGTCGGCCACGGCGCGAAGACCGGACAGGACGTCGTCGGGTCGAACGGCAGGCGTCACGTGCCGAACAACCAGCCGCAGTATCGCACAGGCCTGGTCGGTAGGCCTATCAGCCTGTGGACCGACCGTCTCGAGATGCGCTACGGCGGGGCGGGCGTCGAACGTCCGCATGCCGTTCTTGGCCATGCGCTGGACCTCGACGCTCTCGGCCGCGTTGAACGCGGCCACCGCGCGCTCGGCGTCCTCGGGCGCCACCCCGTCGAGCCGCAGCTCCCACACGGAAGCCGTGAGCCGGTCGGCGAGCCCGGAGGTCCGGGCCTCGACCGCGTCGATGATGTCGAGCCCGACGGGCATCGACTCGTCGAGCAGCTCGCGCAGCGTGCCGGGGTCGCGCTCGGCGGTGAGCGCGATCTCCAGGTATTCCGCCTCACTGCCCGTGCCGGTGGGTGCGGCATTGGCGTACGACACCTTCGGATGCGGCGTGAACCCCGCCGAGTACGCCATCGGCACCTCGGCGCGGCGCAGCGCACGCTCGAAGGCGCGCTGGAAGTCTCGGTGGCTGGTGAACCGGAGGCGGCCGCGCTTGGTGTAGCGCAGTCGGATGCGCTGCACCGCGGGTGCGGGCGGCGGGCCTTCGGGCTGTCGCTTGCCCAGTGTCCTAGTCCTTCGTGAGAACGGTCGTACTTCTACCAAGAGTACGTGTCTCGTCGCCCATCGGTTCCCGTCGCTCCACCGGCTCCGGCTGCCGCGGCTCGCCGAAAACCATCCGCCGGAAGTCGGCACGGGCCTGCCGGGCGGACTCGCGCGCGGCGGTCAGCACCTGCCGGGTGACCCGTCCCACAGCGCGCGCGGCCTCGGCGGCGGGTCGCAGCACCAGGTCCCGTACGACGTGTCCGACCGGGGTGAGCACGGTCCGGTACACCCAGCTCACGGGCTCGACGAAGATCCACCGGAAGAGGGTCCCGAGGACCCGCCCCACGGCGAGCGAGATGTGCCCGGCGATCCGCCAGGCGTGCCCGAGGGCGTCCCACACCTCCCGCCCGACGACGGCGAGCACGCGCCCGACGGGTGTCAGCACCCAGCGCCAGAGGCCGATCGCGGGCAGCACCAGCAGAATCCGGGCGGTCCAGTACAGGACGAGACCGATCCCCGTGCCGATCGCCCTCAGCAGCCACATGACCCCCCGCCCGCACCAGGCGATCGCGTGCCCGATCGGCGTGAGGACCCAGGCATACAGCCACCCGGCGGGCACGACGAGCAGATAGCGCCCGAGCCAGGCCACGCCGGCGGCCACCCCGCCGACGACCCACGCCACACCGGCGGCCACCCCGTTCACCACCCACGCGCACGCGTGCCCGACGGGAGTGAGCACGCGCGCGTAGACCCACGCCAGCCCGCTCCCGAGCTGCCGGACGGCCCAGGCGAGGCCGTGCCCGACCGGGGTGAACACATACCGGTACAGCCAGCCGAGCGGCACGACGACAAGGAGGTTGGTGAGCCAGCCGAGCGCCTTGGCGAGGGGCACGACGACGTACCGCCACAGCGCCACCCACGGCCACACGAACACCGCGCGTGCCACCGGCCGCAGCACGGTCCGGTACAGGAACCGCCCACTGACCACCAGCCCGTCCCACACCAACCGCACCGGCACGACCAGCACGAGCACGACGATCCGCACCGGGACGCGGATCGCGACGGCGAGACACCCCTCGGGCGTCTGCGACTGCGGCGACGGCCGCGCGGGCGGCTTCTCGAATGTCGTGGGGGCGTCCATACCGGGCAAGACGCCTCAGCTCCCCGTCCGGGTCCGGATCCAGTACCGCAATTTCCCGTCCCGCTCGTCCTCGAACTTCCCGCCACCGGCCTCGATCACCTTGCGGGACGCGATGTTGGCGGCATCACAGGTCACGAGGACCGGATCCAGGCCGAGCGCCTGAGCGTACGGCAGCACGTCACGGAGCATCGCGGTCGCGTGCCCGCGGCGCCGGGCGCCCGGCCGGACGCCGTAGCCGATGTGGCCGCCGTAGTCGAGGAGCCACTGGGTGAGGCGGTGCCGTATCTGGATGCGGCCGAGGTAGGTGTCGCCGTCGACGTACCAGTACCAGGTGCTGGGCACGAAACCCTCGGGCCGGCGCCCGTCCTCCGCCTCCTCCTCGCGCACCGACTCGACGTACCGCGCGAACCCCGCCGGCCGGCGCCAGGTGCTGCCGTGTTCCCGCAGTTCGCGCGCGAGGGTGCCGCCGAAGAAGTCGTCCTCGACGATGTGCTCGTACACGGCGTCCAGGAAGGAGAGCCGCAACCGGGCGTCGGGCAGGATCAGTTCGGGCATCGGTCAAGGGTAGGGGTCGCTGCGGCAGACCCGGGCGTGCAGCAGCCGGGGCGAGGAGGCGAAGCCGCGGCGGGCGTACGCCGGGATGGCCCGGGGCGAGGAGTGGACGGTGACGCGTTCGAGCCCGAGGTCCTGAGCGCGGGCCAACACCGCCTCCACCAGCCGTCCGCCGACACCGCCGTCGCGCTCGCCGGGGATGACGTACACGCACTGCAGATCACCGCTGGCCCGCCGCAGGGCCTGCGGGCTCGGCACCCGTTGGACCACGGCCAGCCAGGCCATCCCCATGAGCGTGCCGTCCCGTACGACGACCATGCACCGGTGTGAACTCCCGTTCTCCTCAGCCCAGTCGACGAAGTGCCGTACGAACTCCGCCCGGGTGGTGACAGGTTGATCCCCGCCCTCAAGGAACCAGCGCCACCGGAGCCCCGCGACGACGTCCAGCTCGGCGGGTTCGGCGGGGCGGATCGTGATGTCGTCCACCCGTGCATTGTGCGGCAGTTCAGCGGTCGTCGGCAGGGGGCGCCAGCAGCGCCTCGACGATCTCCCGTAGCGGCGCGGCCAGTTGGGCGGCGGTCGCGTCCCGCAGGGGGCGCAGGCCTACGGCGGACCGTACGACGGCGACGCCGACGCCGAGCGCGACGAGGAGTTCGGCGCGCAGCAGGCGTTCGTCGTCCTCCCCCGCCGGGCCCTCGCCGGACGCTTCGAGGATCTGGCGGCTGAACTCGTCCAGGGCCTTGCGGCGCAGCGCGTCCACGCGCTCGTCGCCGGACCCGCGCAGCAGCATCAGGACGGGGTGTTCGCCGAACTCCGGCCAGGCACCGGCGGACAGTTGGTGACTGAGCGCCTCGGCGAGACCGGCCCGGTCGTGCGGGAACTCCTCATCCCGGCCCAGGAAACGGGGAGTTGAGGCCAGCGCCGCCTTGAACAATCCCTCCTTCGAGTCGAAGTACCGCTTGATGAGCGCCAGGTTGACCCCGACGTCGGCGGCGACGTCCCGCAACGTCGTGCGGTCGTACCCGAGCCGGGTGAACCGGCTGCTCGCGGCCTCCAGCAGCGCCTGCCGGGTCGCCGCAGCGTCCCGCCGCCGGGGCTCGTCGGCCTCATTCACGTCACCCGTCACCACCGGCGACCTCCCTCGACCAGCTCAAGTAATCACTCGTTGACATGACTACAGGGCATGGTTACGTTAGGCAAGTAATCACCTGATGACTTAGCGACCGAGCACTCAGCTCACGGAAGGACAGCCATGTCCGAAGCCCTCCTCGTCATGGACGTCCAGCGCGTGATCGTGGACCGTTACCCCGACCCGGACTACCTGCCGCGCCTGCGCAAGGCGATCGAGACGGCCCGTGCGAACGGCGTCCGCGTGATCTACGTGACCGTCGGCTTCCGCCCCGGCGCCCCGGAGATCAGCCCCCGCAACAAGCTGTTCGGCAGGCTCGCGGGTGTCACCCTGCCGACGGCCGCCGCCCAGGCCAACGAGATTCACCCGGACGTGGCCCCCGGCCCCGACGACATCCTCGTCACCAAGCGCCGCGTCAGCGCGTTCGCGGGCAGCGACCTCGACATGGTCCTGCGGGCGAACGACATCGACCACCTGGTCCTGACCGGCATCGCCACCAGCGGCGTCGTCCTGTCCACCCTGCGCCAGGCGGCCGACCTGGACTTCACCCTCACCGTCCTGTCCGACGGCTGCCTCGACAACGACCCGGAGGTCCACCGCGTCCTCACGGAGAAGGTGTTCCCGATGCAGGCGGAGGTGACGACGGTGGCGGACTGGGTCGCCGCGCACTGAACTCCCCTGATCTATACCGGACTTCAGCCCTGCGCCGTAGGCCTGACGACGATCTCGTTGACGTCGACCTCCGCGGGCTGGCTGACGGCGTAGACGATCGCCTCGCCGATCGCGGTGGCCGGGATCGCGATGCCCATCATGTCCTCGGCGACCGCGCGCATGTCCAAGTCGCCGATGCCGTCGGTCAGTTCGGTGCGGGTGAAGCCGGGGCTGATGACCGTGACGCGCAGGTCGCGGCTCTCCTGCCGCAGGCCTTCGGAGATGGCGCGGACGGCGTACTTGGTGGCGCAGTAGACGGCCGCGGTGGGGTCGACGCGGTGCCCGGCGACGGAGGCGACGTTCACGACGTGCCCCGCGCCCTGCTCGCGCATGACGGGCAGCACCGCGGCGATCCCGTGCAGCACACCGCGGATGTTCACGTCGATCATGCGGTTCCACTCGTCGACCTTCAGCGCCTCCAGCAGCGCCAGAGGCATCACGCCCGCGTTGTTGACGAGCACGTCGACCCGGCCGTACGACTCCCGCGCGGCCCGGACGAAGTCCCGCACGCTCTCCAGGCTGGTCACGTCCAGCTCTCGGTGCTCGGCCGTGCCGCCGGCCGCCTGGATGTCCTTGGCCACGGCGGCGAGGCGGTCGGCGCGCCGGGCGCCGAGGAACACCCGGTGCCCCGCCGCGGCCAGCAGCCGGGCCGTGGCCTCGCCGATACCGCTGCTCGCGCCGGTGATCAGGACGGCCTTGGACGGGACGGTGGTGGTCATGTGCAACCCCTTGGAGGAGAGCCGATCGCGCGGCGGTGGTCCACCGCGTCTTCCGTGCTGTCCGAGCATCGGCGGGATCGGCCCGATGAGGCAGGACGAGGCTTCCTAGGTGTGCCACACCTAGGAAGCGGGAGCGGGGCGGCGGGACCGCCGTAGGCTTTTGGGATGGACGGCATGGACGGTACGGACGGCTACGCGCTCGGCGACTTCCTGCGCGCCCGGCGGTCCCGGCTGACGCCCGCCGAAGTGGGTTTTCCCAGTTCCGGGGCGCGTCGGGTGGCCGGGCTGCGGCGCGAGGAGGTCGCCGTGCTGGCCGGGGTCAGCGCCGACTACTACGCCCGGCTGGAGCAGGGCCGCGAGCGCAGCCCGTCGGGCCAGGTCGTCGACGCCATCGCCCACGCCCTGCGCCTCGACACGGACGCCCGCTGGCACGCGTACCGCCTGGCCGGCCTGGTCCCGAGGCCCGTCCCCGCCGAGCCGTCCGACGAGGTGGACCCGGCGCTGCTCCAGTTGATGCGCGCGTTCCCGACGGCGGCGGCGTACGTCATCAACCGGCGCCTGGAGGTCCTCGCGTCGAACGCGCTCGCCGACGCGCTCCTCGCGCCCCTGGGCGACCGCCGCCGTATGGTCCGCTCGCTGTTCCTGGACCCGGCGGCCCGGGACCTGTTCGCCGACTGGGAGCACGTGGCCCGCTGCTCCGCCGAGGCGCTGCGCCTGGCCACGGGGCACGACCGGGACGACCGCGAACTCGGCTCCCTGATCGCCGAACTCCTCGGCGGGAGCGAGGAGTTCGCGACGTTCTGGCAGGACCACAGCGTCAGCCGTCCCGGCCGCCAGTCCAAGACCTTCAACCACCCGGACGTGGGCCGCGTCACCCTCACGTACCAGACGTTCGACGTGCAGAGCGCCCCCGGCCAGTGCCTCCTGGTCGGCACGGCGGAGCCGGACACGGAGGACGCGGCGGCGCTGGCCCGGCTGGGGTCCCCGCACGCGGCCGGAACCCCCGAGGCACCCCTGCCGTAAGCGAGTCACCGCCCGGCGAGCCAGTCCGTGTAGTGGGTGGCGGTGACGCGGGCGCCGTCCGGGGCGGTGAGGACGTCACCCGGGGCGGCGGCGAACATGCCGGCCGCGTCGTCGGTGACCACGGAACCCGCGCCGCCCTTGGCGGTCAGGGTGATCCGGCCGAGGTCGTCGAGGGGGTAGACGTCCGGGCCCGCGATGTTGAGGACACCGTTCAGCGGGGCGCCCGCGGCGACCTCGGCGACGACGGCGGCGACCTCCGCGGCGGCGATCGGCTGGATCGGCGTACGCGGCAGCCGGACGGTGTCGCCCTCGGTGGTCATGGCGAGGGTCGCGTCCATGAACTCCATGAACTGCGTGGCGCGGACGATGGAGTACGGCACCGGCCCGTCCTTGAGGAGATCCTCCTGGAGGACCTTCGCCCGGTAGTAGTCCAGTCCCGGCACCTGGTCCACGCCGACGATGGACAGGATGACGAAGTGCCCGACCCCGCCCTTCTCGCTCGCGGCGAGCAGGTTGTCCATCGAGGTCTGGAAGAAGCCGATCGAGGCGTCGTCGAAGGTCGGTGAGTTCGTGAGATTGACGACGGCGTCGGCGCCCGCGACGGCCGCCTCCAGCCCCTCACCGCTGATGATGTCCACGCCGGTGGACTGCGAGTGCGGCACTGCCTGATGCCCCGCCGCGTTCAGGTTCTTCACGACCTGCGACCCGATCAGCCCGGTTCCGCCGATGACTGCGATCTTCATGGCCTACGCCTTCCGTAGATGACTGACGTCCGATATGTACCGCCGCGTGATCGCGACGGCACCCCGAAACCAAACCCGGACACTTTCTATCCGAGATAATACTCGGACAATGCATATCCGAGTCAACGGGGGTCTGAGTAAAATGGGCGAGTGAAGATGTCCGGCGGAGTCGAGTGGGCCCTGCACTGCTGCGTTGTCCTGACCTCGACGGCGGCCCCGGTCCCGGCCGCCCGCCTGGCCCAGTTCCACGACGTGTCCCCGACCTACCTCGCCAAACAGCTCCAGGCCCTCTCCCGCTCCGGCCTGGTCCGCTCGGTCCAGGGCAAGTCCGGCGGCTACGTCCTGACCCGCTCCCCCGCGTCGATCACGGTCCTCGACGTCGTCGAGGCGATCGACGGCCCCGACCCGGCCTTCGTCTGCACGGAGATCCGCCGGCGCGGCCCGATGGCCACCCCGCCCGAGGCCTGCGCCACGCCGTGCGCGATCGCCCGCACGATGGCCGCGGCCGAGTCGGCCCGCCGGGAGGCCCTCCGCTCCGTCACGATCGCCGACCTGGCCCGCGACGTGGAATCGGACTCCGGGGACGGGACGCTGGCCGGGGTCGGTGTGTGGCTGACGTCCGACTGACCGATGAGTTCCGGAGCCCGGCGCGGTCTACCCCCGCACAAGGCACAGCCACGCCCACAAGCTCTGCGAGGGACCATGACCGCCGACGCACTGCCGCCCGTCGTCGACAGCACGACCTGGGAGACGCAGCTCGCCTCCCTCCGCGCCCGCGAAAAGGCCGCGACCCGGGAACTCGACGCCATCGCCGCCGAGCGGCGCCGCCTGCCGATGGTCG
The nucleotide sequence above comes from Streptomyces sp. N50. Encoded proteins:
- a CDS encoding TIGR03936 family radical SAM-associated protein, translated to MQRIRLRYTKRGRLRFTSHRDFQRAFERALRRAEVPMAYSAGFTPHPKVSYANAAPTGTGSEAEYLEIALTAERDPGTLRELLDESMPVGLDIIDAVEARTSGLADRLTASVWELRLDGVAPEDAERAVAAFNAAESVEVQRMAKNGMRTFDARPAVAHLETVGPQADRPTDQACAILRLVVRHVTPAVRPDDVLSGLRAVADLAPPVAAAVTRLAQGLFDEETGTVTDPLAPDREAAVTGNSTVAEAAAAKAPA
- a CDS encoding isochorismatase family cysteine hydrolase; its protein translation is MSEALLVMDVQRVIVDRYPDPDYLPRLRKAIETARANGVRVIYVTVGFRPGAPEISPRNKLFGRLAGVTLPTAAAQANEIHPDVAPGPDDILVTKRRVSAFAGSDLDMVLRANDIDHLVLTGIATSGVVLSTLRQAADLDFTLTVLSDGCLDNDPEVHRVLTEKVFPMQAEVTTVADWVAAH
- a CDS encoding TetR/AcrR family transcriptional regulator, whose product is MTGDVNEADEPRRRDAAATRQALLEAASSRFTRLGYDRTTLRDVAADVGVNLALIKRYFDSKEGLFKAALASTPRFLGRDEEFPHDRAGLAEALSHQLSAGAWPEFGEHPVLMLLRGSGDERVDALRRKALDEFSRQILEASGEGPAGEDDERLLRAELLVALGVGVAVVRSAVGLRPLRDATAAQLAAPLREIVEALLAPPADDR
- a CDS encoding Rrf2 family transcriptional regulator gives rise to the protein MSGGVEWALHCCVVLTSTAAPVPAARLAQFHDVSPTYLAKQLQALSRSGLVRSVQGKSGGYVLTRSPASITVLDVVEAIDGPDPAFVCTEIRRRGPMATPPEACATPCAIARTMAAAESARREALRSVTIADLARDVESDSGDGTLAGVGVWLTSD
- a CDS encoding GNAT family N-acetyltransferase, which gives rise to MPELILPDARLRLSFLDAVYEHIVEDDFFGGTLARELREHGSTWRRPAGFARYVESVREEEAEDGRRPEGFVPSTWYWYVDGDTYLGRIQIRHRLTQWLLDYGGHIGYGVRPGARRRGHATAMLRDVLPYAQALGLDPVLVTCDAANIASRKVIEAGGGKFEDERDGKLRYWIRTRTGS
- a CDS encoding SDR family oxidoreductase, with the protein product MKIAVIGGTGLIGSQVVKNLNAAGHQAVPHSQSTGVDIISGEGLEAAVAGADAVVNLTNSPTFDDASIGFFQTSMDNLLAASEKGGVGHFVILSIVGVDQVPGLDYYRAKVLQEDLLKDGPVPYSIVRATQFMEFMDATLAMTTEGDTVRLPRTPIQPIAAAEVAAVVAEVAAGAPLNGVLNIAGPDVYPLDDLGRITLTAKGGAGSVVTDDAAGMFAAAPGDVLTAPDGARVTATHYTDWLAGR
- a CDS encoding GNAT family N-acetyltransferase; translation: MDDITIRPAEPAELDVVAGLRWRWFLEGGDQPVTTRAEFVRHFVDWAEENGSSHRCMVVVRDGTLMGMAWLAVVQRVPSPQALRRASGDLQCVYVIPGERDGGVGGRLVEAVLARAQDLGLERVTVHSSPRAIPAYARRGFASSPRLLHARVCRSDPYP
- a CDS encoding SDR family oxidoreductase — translated: MTTTVPSKAVLITGASSGIGEATARLLAAAGHRVFLGARRADRLAAVAKDIQAAGGTAEHRELDVTSLESVRDFVRAARESYGRVDVLVNNAGVMPLALLEALKVDEWNRMIDVNIRGVLHGIAAVLPVMREQGAGHVVNVASVAGHRVDPTAAVYCATKYAVRAISEGLRQESRDLRVTVISPGFTRTELTDGIGDLDMRAVAEDMMGIAIPATAIGEAIVYAVSQPAEVDVNEIVVRPTAQG
- a CDS encoding helix-turn-helix transcriptional regulator; protein product: MDGTDGYALGDFLRARRSRLTPAEVGFPSSGARRVAGLRREEVAVLAGVSADYYARLEQGRERSPSGQVVDAIAHALRLDTDARWHAYRLAGLVPRPVPAEPSDEVDPALLQLMRAFPTAAAYVINRRLEVLASNALADALLAPLGDRRRMVRSLFLDPAARDLFADWEHVARCSAEALRLATGHDRDDRELGSLIAELLGGSEEFATFWQDHSVSRPGRQSKTFNHPDVGRVTLTYQTFDVQSAPGQCLLVGTAEPDTEDAAALARLGSPHAAGTPEAPLP